The nucleotide sequence CAGAGCTTAAAAAAGCAGGATTCTTAACAAGAGACCCAAGAATGAAAGAAAGAAAGAAATACGGTCTTAAGAAAGCAAGAAGAGCTCCACAATTTTCCAAAAGATAATATTTGGATTTTTAAAAACCTCGCAGGCATTGAGTTTGTGGGGTTTTGTTTTATATGGAGATTTATGAAAATGCATTGTTTTTTATTTATAAGTAACAAGTAAGTGACATACAAGTAACAAATTATTATATTAATTCTATGGCTTTTCTAAGCTCTTCAATATCCTTGTGTGTGTAAATTTTCTCTGTTGTAGTAAAACTGTTATGACCTATAAGCTTTTTGATTGATGTTGGATTTGCATCAGCATTATTCATAAGTGTTGCAAAGGTATGTCTACAGTCATGAGGTTTATGTTTCATATTCAATAAAAGTTCATTATGACTTTCTATGAAATTGGAAGGTAAGGGAAAAGTTTCTTTTATATTTTCTGGGGATAAAATAGAATTAATATCGTCAATGTTATTAATAACAGATATATCTATCATTTCTTTTCTATTTGAAGAATTTTTTATAATTTCTATAGATCTAGAACTAATAGGGTTTCTCTTTATAGATCCATTCTTTTCTAGTCTTTTTAAATGAGCATATACAGTGGCTGTTGAAGTTAGTCCTACAGTTTTACAAATTTCTCTAATAGTAGGTGGATATCCTTTAGTGCCAATTTGACTTTTTATAAATTCATAAATTTCTTTTTGTTTTATACTTTTTAGTGTTTTCATAAAGTTATTCTCCATAAATCACTTAGTGTGGATTATATCACATTATAAAAAATATGGCAAACTTATGTTCGCAAATATTTCCTATATGCTAATATCATAAAAGATATAGAAGAGAATTAATAAAATTGATTCAGGATAACACTATGGATTATTTTTTAAAGGTTGTTGAGTATCTTGGAATAAGTAAATAGAGGTTATCTGATATGAATAGGCAAGGTAAACTCGTAGCGGTAAAAAAGGGAATATATCTAAAAGTAGATGTTGAGAAAAGAAAGTTAGAACAAAATGACCTTAGGAAGAAGTATTATAAAAGATGAGACTACTTTATTTATTTTGTTATTGATAGAATAAAAGCAAAAAAATATAATATAGTATGGTATAATTAGAGTTAAGAATTAAAAAGAGGATAATTTTTATGTATAAGAATTTTGACGAATGGGACGTATATGAAGGACTTGATGCTGGAAGTGGACGAAGTGAGAAACAATGGTTAATAAATAGGAAAGGTGATAATCAAATAGGTCTATTTAAGTTTCCTAAAAGCGAATATACGACAGAACATTTTTCGGAAAAGATTGCTGCAGATATAGCAAGTATAATCAATTTTCCATGTGCCAAAATTGATTTGGGAACTTATAATGGTAGAGAAGGAGTAATGAGTTATCGAATCAATTCAGATAGAGAGCCTTTAATTGAAGGTGTGTCATTGATAATAAAATTATACAATCAATATGATGTTAATAAATTGTTTGATTGTAAGTCTAATGAATATTATTCATTGGATATGATAATGAAATCATTACAAGAGTTTAAACTAGAAAAGGAATTTTTAAAAATTCCGATATTTGATTTTTTGATAGGAAATTCTGATAGACATCAGAATAATTGGGCAATAATTAAAAGTGATACTGGTGTTAAAATAAGTCCTTTATATGATAATGGATCTTCTCTCTGTTGTTATGAGAATGAAGAAAATTTACAGGGATGTATTAAAGATACATTAAAATTTAAATCTATAGTAGATACAAAGTCGAAGTCTATGATAAGAATAGATAAGTATAAGAAGAAAAAACCTACTCATTTACAAGTTATACAATATATAAGAAATGAGTATTATAGAGATACTATCGATTTTGTAGTAGATATAAATAGATTATTTACATATAATAAATTAGATGATTTAATGAATACATATGACGGATATATTAGTAATAATAGAATAAAACTCATAAAGAATTTTTTGAAATATAAATTAAAAGAATTAACACAAGTATATAATTTGTGAAGGGAGGAGGAGAAAGAATGACGGTGAAGAATGACAGAGATTATTTGTATGTAATTTGGAAAGATCCTGAGAGTAGAAGACAGTATGTTATTGGAGAACTAAGTGAAGATAAAAGTGGTAAGTATGAATTTTGTTATTGTCATGAAATTGATGATGCTAGAGAGAATGGGTTTGAGTTATTGATATCTTTTGATGATGTTAGTAAGAGATATATTAGCAATAGATTATTTCCTCCGTTTGCAAGTAGATTGCCAGATAGAAAGAGAAAAGATATTGGCAATATTTTGAGGAAGTATAGTATGACAGAATATGATGAATATAGTCTTTTAAAAAGAAGTGGTGGGGCATTGCCAATAGATAATATAAAATTTATTGAACCGATTCTTCAAATTCCAAAGGATGGATTAGAAAAAACATTTTGTATAGCAGGTGTAAGACATTGGGCTTCTTGTGGTGGTGAAGAATGTTTTAAGTTTAATAATGTGCATGAAAATGACGATTTGAGACTTGAATTGGAGCCAGCTAATGTACATGATAAGTATGCTGTAAAAGTAATGGATAATAGTATATTAATAGGGTATATCCCAAGATATTATAGTAAAGAATTAAGTTATTTGATTAATAGCGGTTTTAGTTATAAGTGTGTGATTAGCAAAGTTCAAAAAAATCATGAATGCGATGAGTGTATACAAGTTTCCTTGAAAATTCAAAGAGAAAAGATTTACGCATAGAATACAAATAAAAAACTCCAATTGATTAAACCGGAGTCTTTTATTTTATATTTGATGTGTAGGTTTATATATTGGACTTTTTTAATGCTTATATAAATATATGTATAATTAACATACAATAAACAAAATTGCTTTAAACCATTGAATTTTCAGTGGTTCAAATTCTTCAAAAGGTAATATTTGGATTTTTAAAAACCTCGCAGGCATTGAGTTTGTGGGGTTTTGTTTTATATAGGATTTGATTCAAAGTTATAATGGTTTGTACTAAAAGCAGCTAAATCAGAATAAGGTTCAGAAGTGAGTTGTTATTTTTGATTTGTTTAATTAAAGTATGCTAATATTAAAGCAGCGAAATAAGTACTTATTTTAAAATAAAGGGAGAAGTTACTATTGGCAATAATTAAATCAATATTTTATTTTATATTAGCTGGAATATTTGAAATAGGTGGAGGGTACCTTGTGTGGTTATGGCTGCGGGATGGTAAAAGTATATTGTTTGGCTTAGTAGGCGCTATAAGTTTAATAATTTATGGAGTAATACCAACATTACAACCTCCAAGATCCAATTTTGGAAGAGTGTATGCAGCTTAGGAGGTATTTTTATAGTTCTTTCAATCTTATGGGGATGGAAAATAGATAATAAAGATGAGGAAAGATTTGATGGAATTGTTAAGTCCTATGAATTTATTGCTGATTATGAAGGCTGGAAGGATATAGGAGAGTTGATTATTCCTGGTGTAAGTAATAAAGGTGACATTAAAAATACCAATGCATTAGAAAGAGCAAGAAAATTAGGATTAAACTTGTAAAATCCCTATATAAAATTTTAAATTGATAATATAATAAATATTGCATGTGATAAAGTATTTTATTGAAGTTTACAACTTGTAAGAAAGGTGTCTTGATTTTGGCTATACAAATTATATTTACTATGCTTTTAGTTGGTACGCTGCTTGGATTTGTAGGGGCAGGTGGTTCAGGATTTATAATATCTGTACTTACCATAATATTTGGATTTCCTATACATACAGCACTTGGTACGGCTCTTGCTGCAATGATATTTTCTTCAATATCAGGAACTGTAAGTCATTACAGAGAAAATGATATACTAGTGAAAGTGGGAATTGCGACAGGTATATTTGGAGCAGTTGGTGCCTGGATAAGTTCTAACTGTTCAACTTTTATATCACCCAATAGTTTGAGATGGATGACTTCCGGTATGCTTTACTTGTCAGCACTCATATTATGGATTAGGATGGTTATTATTTCAAGGCGGGGAGAAAGCATGCACTACGACAACCTTCCAGAAGGAGCTAAGTTTTGGATTTACTGTGCTTTAATAGGTTTTGTATGCGGTGCAATATCCGGCATATTTGGAATAGGCTCAGCTGCCTTCATACAAATAGGGTTCTTGTTTATAATGGGTATGTCTATAAGAAAATCCGCAGGAACAACAATGCTTGTAATAATACCTATAGCGCTTGCAGGAGGAGCCGGATACTATCATCTTGGGTATCTTGATATAAAACTTCTTTTCGAGGTAGTTGCGGGAACTATGATAGGCACATACATAGGAGCGAAATTTACAAAACGGGCTCCGGAACCAATTTTAAAATTTGCAATGGTAATGGTTCCTGTAATGGCAGCTACAATACTTTTACTTTAATATAAAATTAAAATATAGGATTAAAAGTTTTGGAGAAATCCAGGACTTTTTTTATATGAAAAAATATTTAATGAAGGTGCTTAATAAATGACATAAGTGTATTGGTAAAAAAGAGGATAAATTCCTTTCATTTTTTTATTAAAAATTAGTTTAAAGCACAAAATATGTTTGAAGTTATTTTGATTTTGGGAGGTAAATACAAGATGAAATTACAGAATAGAAGAAAATTGATTACATTAATGACTATTATAATTTTATTGACTTCAATACTTTTTACGGATGTTAAAAGTTGTGTTTCAGCACATGAAAACGGAAGTAAAAAAACAATACTTATAGATCCAGGACATGGTGGGATAGATGGTGGAGCACAGTCTAAAAGTGGGATATGCGAAAAAGATATTAATTTAAGTATAAGTAAAAAATTAAAAGACATGCTTGAAAATAATGGATATAAGGTAATAATGACAAGGGAAAAAGATATTGGATTGTATGATGATAACAAAACTATAAGGCAGAAAAAAGTTCAAGATTTAAGTAGAAGGTGTCAGCTTAAAAAGGACAGTAATTGTAACTTATTTATTAGTATACATCTTAATATGTTTTCAGAAACAGCCTATTCAGGGGCACAGGTGTGGTACTCTAGGAATCCGGAAAGTAAGGGAATAGCTGCTATAATTCAGCAAAACCTAAAAAGGGATTTAGATCCAAATAATAATAGAAAAGAAAAGGCGGCACTTGATTCATATAAAGTACTTAGATGTAACGATTCTATGCCATCAATTATCGTTGAATGTGGTTTTCTATCGAATGTATCTGAAGAACAAAAATTAAAAACAGATGAATATCAAACAAAGATAGCTAAAAGTTTATTCAATTCCATTGACCAGTATTTTAATTCTAGTAAGCAGTAGATTATTCTATAATGACAAGCTTGAAATTGAGTATAAATTATGATAATATTTAGCTGTATAATGGATTAGTCCATTAGTCCAATAAAAGCAAGGGGTGAGAGGTTAGTTCTATGCAGATTAGAGTTAATAAGGAGAGTGGAATTCCTCTCTATTTACAGGTAAAAAAGCAAATAATGGGTTTAATAAGAAGTGATACCTTAAATGTCGGAGATAAGATGCCTACTGAACGTGATCTTTCTGAAAGATTAAAGGTAAGTAGAAATACTGTAAGTACAGCTTATAATGAACTGGAACAAGAAGGTGTATTAAAGTCTTATCAAGGGAGAGGTACTTTTGTAGCTGAAGATGCAAATCCATGGAAAGTACAAAGTATAAGAGAAAAGATTGGTAAGTTTATTGATCTCGGATTTGAAGAAGCTCTTGAAGCAGGAATGGATGCTGATGAGTTTTTGGAAATAGTCAACCAAAGAGTAAGAGAAAAAAAGGATATAATGAGAAAGATAACGGCGTTATATATAGAATGTAATATTGAACAGTCCAGAACTTTCAGTAAAGAACTGATGGATAGCACGGATATGAATGTAATCCCTCTTACACTTCAGGACATAAAAAATATAAAAAAAGAGACAGAAGAACTTATCAAGAAAAGTCAGGTTATTATTGCTACATTTAATCATGTAAATGAAGTTGCACGAGTCCTTAAACCATTTAAAAAAGAAGTCATTGGAGTTGCTATAAATGTTGATTTGGAAACCATAGTAAAAATAGC is from Clostridium fermenticellae and encodes:
- a CDS encoding HipA domain-containing protein, encoding MYKNFDEWDVYEGLDAGSGRSEKQWLINRKGDNQIGLFKFPKSEYTTEHFSEKIAADIASIINFPCAKIDLGTYNGREGVMSYRINSDREPLIEGVSLIIKLYNQYDVNKLFDCKSNEYYSLDMIMKSLQEFKLEKEFLKIPIFDFLIGNSDRHQNNWAIIKSDTGVKISPLYDNGSSLCCYENEENLQGCIKDTLKFKSIVDTKSKSMIRIDKYKKKKPTHLQVIQYIRNEYYRDTIDFVVDINRLFTYNKLDDLMNTYDGYISNNRIKLIKNFLKYKLKELTQVYNL
- a CDS encoding HIRAN domain-containing protein produces the protein MTVKNDRDYLYVIWKDPESRRQYVIGELSEDKSGKYEFCYCHEIDDARENGFELLISFDDVSKRYISNRLFPPFASRLPDRKRKDIGNILRKYSMTEYDEYSLLKRSGGALPIDNIKFIEPILQIPKDGLEKTFCIAGVRHWASCGGEECFKFNNVHENDDLRLELEPANVHDKYAVKVMDNSILIGYIPRYYSKELSYLINSGFSYKCVISKVQKNHECDECIQVSLKIQREKIYA
- a CDS encoding LexA family protein, coding for MKTLKSIKQKEIYEFIKSQIGTKGYPPTIREICKTVGLTSTATVYAHLKRLEKNGSIKRNPISSRSIEIIKNSSNRKEMIDISVINNIDDINSILSPENIKETFPLPSNFIESHNELLLNMKHKPHDCRHTFATLMNNADANPTSIKKLIGHNSFTTTEKIYTHKDIEELRKAIELI
- the cwlD gene encoding N-acetylmuramoyl-L-alanine amidase CwlD codes for the protein MKLQNRRKLITLMTIIILLTSILFTDVKSCVSAHENGSKKTILIDPGHGGIDGGAQSKSGICEKDINLSISKKLKDMLENNGYKVIMTREKDIGLYDDNKTIRQKKVQDLSRRCQLKKDSNCNLFISIHLNMFSETAYSGAQVWYSRNPESKGIAAIIQQNLKRDLDPNNNRKEKAALDSYKVLRCNDSMPSIIVECGFLSNVSEEQKLKTDEYQTKIAKSLFNSIDQYFNSSKQ
- a CDS encoding sulfite exporter TauE/SafE family protein → MAIQIIFTMLLVGTLLGFVGAGGSGFIISVLTIIFGFPIHTALGTALAAMIFSSISGTVSHYRENDILVKVGIATGIFGAVGAWISSNCSTFISPNSLRWMTSGMLYLSALILWIRMVIISRRGESMHYDNLPEGAKFWIYCALIGFVCGAISGIFGIGSAAFIQIGFLFIMGMSIRKSAGTTMLVIIPIALAGGAGYYHLGYLDIKLLFEVVAGTMIGTYIGAKFTKRAPEPILKFAMVMVPVMAATILLL
- a CDS encoding GntR family transcriptional regulator: MQIRVNKESGIPLYLQVKKQIMGLIRSDTLNVGDKMPTERDLSERLKVSRNTVSTAYNELEQEGVLKSYQGRGTFVAEDANPWKVQSIREKIGKFIDLGFEEALEAGMDADEFLEIVNQRVREKKDIMRKITALYIECNIEQSRTFSKELMDSTDMNVIPLTLQDIKNIKKETEELIKKSQVIIATFNHVNEVARVLKPFKKEVIGVAINVDLETIVKIARYPEGTRFSFVCMSQEFMFKVRGALEKAGLGDINIQYSNTWDKNELKKIINNSDVIIVSPGRYDNVSKNLTPGKQIMKFLYSLDDNSIKTLKSKMVENQ